From the genome of Hallerella porci:
ATCCGCTTGAATGAACAACGAACCGTAAATTTCATCTTGGTTTGCAAATCGGGCCCATCGCCAAAAAAACCTATTTTCACGTATGCGCCACCAAACCATTTTTCCGGCTTGCGGTGAAAAAGCAAGACTGCGGCTCGGGTCAATTTTCCATCTACAACCAGATTCAGGCTGTCAAGCAGTTCTTCGTCCGTCATCGACAAATCTTGCGCAGTCATCCGGCCCGACTTTTTCGCCTCCCGGCGGAAGATGTCGAAGCTTTCCTTGTCCAAATCCCTAAAGCTGACTCCATCGACAGGGAGAGCATCCCATTTCGTTCCGGTCTTGTTCAGCAAAAACTGCGTGAGCGAAGCACCTTGCAAAAGCTGCTTTGTGCTCCCGGTCCGGTAATGATATTCGCCTTTATAGTTTACGGGATATGTACTCGGAGAAATCGAGATTTCGATGTATTCCTTGGAATCTACAGAAAGCAGGTTTACATCTACCAGCAAGCCCAATGCATCCCTGACTTTATTCGGGATATCTTCCATGAGCTTCTTGGCATTCTGCAATCCGATGACACGTCCCTTGTCATCTACGCCTACAAAAATCTTTCCACCTTGAGCATTCGCAAAACCGCATATCCACTTGATATACTCATCTCGCCACGATTCCTTGTACTCGATGTTCTGACTTTCGGGCATATCGTTCCTTAAAGGTTAATCATTTTGACTTGATATACATTCGTCCGCTTTTGTATGCAATAGTGCCTGCTTTCCATCACGCTACAATTCAAATCCCAGGTTCTTGAATACTTTGGCGAGTTCCTTTTCGCTTTCTTTTTCGGCCTTGAGGAGGGTGCGCATTTCCGCTTGGAGTTCGCGCATCTTTTCATCAAAGTTCACGGCCTCGTCGCGGTTCTTGAATTCGATGTACTTGCTCGGCACGAGCGACCAGTTTTTCGCCTCGACTTCTTTTAGGGTGGCGGTGGCGCAGTATTCGGCTTCGTCCTTGATTTTCTGCGTTTGCCACTTGTGGTAGGTGCCGCTGATTTTTGCGATGTCCTCGGCGCTGAACTGGGTGTATTTCTTTTCGAAGGGTTCGCCCATCTGGCGCAGGTCCATAAAGAGCACTTCGCCTTTGCGGTTACGGTACTTGCGCATGGCATCGCCGACCTTGACTTCGCGGGCGGTCTTGTTGTTGTTCAGAATCCAGAGCGTCACGCTGATGTCGGTGGAGTAGAACATGTTGCGGGGCAGAATGAGGATTGCCTCGACCTTGTCGTTCTGCAAAAGTTCCTTGCGGATTTGCTGTTCGTCGCCTTCGCCGCTGAGCGCGCCGTTACTGAGCAAGAAGCCTGCCACGCCGTTTTCGGAGAGTTTCGAGAGGATGTTCAGAATCCAGCCGTAGTTCGCGTTGCTCGTGGGCGGCACGGTGTAGCCTTTCCAGCGCGGGTCGTCGAGGAGTTCGTTTTCGGCACGCCACGATTTTTGGTTGAACGGCGGGTTCGCCATGATAAAGTCGGCTTTCAAATCCTTGTGCTGGTCTTCGGCAAAAGTGTCGGCGGGTTTGTCGCCCAGGTTGCCGGAGATG
Proteins encoded in this window:
- a CDS encoding AlbA family DNA-binding domain-containing protein; protein product: MPESQNIEYKESWRDEYIKWICGFANAQGGKIFVGVDDKGRVIGLQNAKKLMEDIPNKVRDALGLLVDVNLLSVDSKEYIEISISPSTYPVNYKGEYHYRTGSTKQLLQGASLTQFLLNKTGTKWDALPVDGVSFRDLDKESFDIFRREAKKSGRMTAQDLSMTDEELLDSLNLVVDGKLTRAAVLLFHRKPEKWFGGAYVKIGFFGDGPDLQTKMKFTVRCSFKRIESSSSFTSSISRHASVTTA
- a CDS encoding type I restriction-modification system subunit M: MPRTKSSSAQSAPAKKKSVPEKSVEASLWESANKLRGSVEPAEYKHVVLSLIFLKFASDKFEELREKLIAAGRQKYVEMPEFYNKDNVFYLEETSRWSFIIEHARQSDIALLIDTALANIEKKNKALRGALPDNYFSRLQLDTAKLAALISDIDGIDTIKDKEQDVVGRVYEYFLGKFAIAEGKGKGEFYTPKTIVGLIAEMIEPYRGKIYDPCCGSGGMFVQSMKFIEAHHGNKREVSVYGQEYTGTTYKLAKMNLAIRGISGNLGDKPADTFAEDQHKDLKADFIMANPPFNQKSWRAENELLDDPRWKGYTVPPTSNANYGWILNILSKLSENGVAGFLLSNGALSGEGDEQQIRKELLQNDKVEAILILPRNMFYSTDISVTLWILNNNKTAREVKVGDAMRKYRNRKGEVLFMDLRQMGEPFEKKYTQFSAEDIAKISGTYHKWQTQKIKDEAEYCATATLKEVEAKNWSLVPSKYIEFKNRDEAVNFDEKMRELQAEMRTLLKAEKESEKELAKVFKNLGFEL